Below is a genomic region from Vitis riparia cultivar Riparia Gloire de Montpellier isolate 1030 chromosome 5, EGFV_Vit.rip_1.0, whole genome shotgun sequence.
AAAAAAGTGGGGAAGGAGACACAAAGATTTTTCACCATACCACATGTCTTTCCCACCCCCCTTCTTCTTTCCCATATTTACCACCTATTATTTGCTTCTAGAGCACTTCCCTTTtagatgcttttttttttttttttttgataggaaacgacaaagagatatattgatagaaaaaaaaagtacaagagaaggatgaggaatcctcccaccaaagaaaaactgaactacaagaatacaaaaacaagaaaaaacaatgtaaaaacaaacaaactctctagaTTAGACCAACCCATTGGAATtacacactgctagccaatcaaattgtaacacattaaggggaatccccttaaaaaccttggaacaaaaagcccaaagagaagcaaggaaatgaatagaatcccaaagattctttgaattctttgttttatcctcaaatatcctcgcatttctttctcaccacacaacccaaattaaagcaatgcacacagtttgccacaaaactatccctctcttagaTAAACCAAAACCCTTATAATTGATGGACAACATGTCAGAAATGCTCCtcgggggaacccaatccatcttggctagttGAAATAATCTATGCCACAACTCCATCGTCAaagaacaatgtaggaaaagatgatctgctgatttTCCATGCTTCATGCACTGCTTACAAATGTtaggactaagagctttgtaggatcttctcaattgtagcaagttattagtatttaccttcttgtgtgccactaaccaaacaaaggacttgactttgaaagggacttgagaattccaaatgaacttagtagggaaaactgGAAAAGAACTagaaaattgggataaggcaagaaagaaagatttgactatAAAAAGCCCTAAAGAAGATAAAGATCAAGATCTCGCATCTAAAACCGATGGTGATAAATGCAGACAATCAAGtgaccgcatgaggccttctaaatcttctatctcagaatcggaAAGGTCACGGTGGAAATTAAAGTTCGAAGAGAAGGGACAAGTAGAACCAAGAATTGAGGatattggaatatttttatccatgactactctaaatagtcttggatattgggataccaaaggttggtccccccaccaaaAGTCTTCCCataaccgaattctttccccatctcctaccacaaaccgagtatacttggaaaaCTCCTAAAatacttgtgcaatagccttccaaggacaacgatgtgaccgtctgactatagtgttggcatcccaaccattggaatGTGacccataaatgcttaaaataactTGATGCCACAAAGCTAAACCCTCCCTaggatacctccacaaccatttccctaagagagtgagattccttagagaaatcttcccaaatcccAATCCCCCTTTTGCCTTCGAATTACACACTACATCtcaactaacaagatgatctcttttaccttccccaacccctaACCATATAAAATCCCTTTCAGATGCATATGGCCAACACCATTTGCAACAAAGGGCTCTATTAAGCAAAGAGAGGCATCTAACACCCAAACCTCCTTTCCTCTTCACCATGCAAACAATCAACCACTACATTTTTTCTCTAGAGTCCCACCTCCccataggaaatctctttggATCTTCTCTAGCCTCAATTTGACTTTCCTTGGAATACTAaacaaagacataaaataaataagcaagTTGGATAATGTGCTTTAGATCATAGTAAGCCTCCtccttttttaaatatattgtcttttccacattaTTAGCCTTTTACAAAACCGCCCTTCCACATTATCTCAAGCCACTGCTGATTTCTATGGGGCACCCAAATGAAAACCCAAGTGGTCAACAACTCTATTATCTTGTAGCTAATCTTAGACGCTAACTCCTCCACATTGTAATCCTTCTAATTGGAATTGACTCACCCTTTTCTAGATCTATTTGCAGACCCAAAATGGCCTCAATCCACCTAAGTAACTAACATAAGTTGGTGATCTTGAGAAGCCTCACAACATACTAAGGTATCATCAGTAAATAGGAGATAGGATACTTTCATGCCCTCATCATCTCTTTCCCTCATCTTAAACCTGAAAGGTAGCCTCCCTCTCTAGCCCTCTTGAGAAGACTATTATGAGCTTCCATACTAGCATGAATAaatagggagagagagagagagagaccctTGCCTCAAACCTATAGAGCCTCAGAAAAAGCTTGAGGGAGTGCCCTTTAACAAGAATAGAAAATCGGTAATTCGTGTGACTATACACTTTTTTTATATCAAGCTTACATAAGATTCCATGGGCATCATTTTTCATTATACAATCAAAAacctcattggctatgagcACTGCATCTAGAATTTTTCCCTTAATGAAAGCATTCTGGTACTTTTATACCACTTTTACCACTACTTTCTTGAGTCTACTAGTCAATACTTTTGCTAATAACTTATGCAAACTTCCCACTAAGTTTTCTGGCCTAAAGtcttttagatcttttgtgcTCCTTATTTTAGAATCAACACAAAAAATGTACCATTGAGGCTTTTTTCAAATCTACCCTGAGAAAAAGTATACTGGTTTATTTTTACAAGTTATATAGAAGATTTAAGTAAGATTGGGTATGCTGgtttatttatcttaaaataacTGACATAGGGGTTTCATTTTcctgacaaaaaataaaaataaaaaataaataaaaaagggtgGGGCATCCCTTTGTAAACAAATGGAATAAAGCTCAACGCCAGTGCATATCCTATGATGAAGTGTCTGCAGGCTGAATAAGGCCATGGGAGAGTTCCAAGGATGTACGTCATGTCAATTACTTTCATTTTCCATGTTCATCCTTACTTTCCATAATCTGTATTGTATCTGTACTAATTCAATCCTTCAGACTTTTACTACCTTTGATTGATTCTTTTTCTAGGTCCGCCATCTTGAACTTAAGAAGGAGAAAGAAGTTGGAAGAGAAAACCTTGTCAAGTTTCTACATTCAATTGCCACACAGTTCAGAAACCTCTCAATTTGGAATTAGGCCTTTTTTTTGGCAAAACCCCACTTCCTCAGGGTTGTTCTACTGATGGCATGATATATCACTATtatcaaaatgatgaaaaacccCTATTATAATTGGAGGCAATCCAAAGCAGTAGCAGTTGTGGTAgcagctttttctttgcttcaAGAACAATCCAATGGTCAGTATACACTAGTAGTAGTTTCTTGGGATTTCCCTTTCTCTTTACTTTCAGGACAAACCTTTTTCTTATGTTGTAGTAGTGTGTGTTTTACTTGTAGTAATGGGAATAGTAGCTCAAGTTTTtgcttcaaaaataaaatttaaattttttgtgtgGTCAAAGATTGTCAGTTTTATTAGCTGTGGCAAAAGCCTTTCAACCTGCATTTGTATGTGGTTAAAGTAAGATCATTTTGAATGTTAACTATTGAATGTGTGCAACTGGTTTTACCTGTTCTTGAAGTGAAGGCATGTTTATGATTTGTTAACTACTAAGCCTGTTGAACTGATTTTActataacaattattcaaaatttcagtCAGCCTTTTCAAAGGCCTTTCCACTTGCATTTATGTCTTGCTTGGGTAAAGTCCATTTTCAGGCTATTGTTGattatctaatttttatgattgattttgtACTGTTTTTTGTATCTAATCTCTTACTTTCAAAGCCTTCATTTGAGTTGATCACTTAGTTCATTCTCTAATTCTCACAATTATGTTACAGAAGTTGCAATTCTTATCTGGAAACCTGTTAGAGCTCAGAAGGATCAAACTACCAATAGGAATATAGGATTCAACAATCATCTACCAGAAAGGAGAAGGGAAAATTAGTCAAATTTTTGCAGTCTCAATTTTTGAAACTTGTGTACATATATACTTACTCCATTCGTAGGCAGTGTGAATACAGCAATATGTAGGTTTATTCAATAAGTTGTGTGACTGGGTTAGCAACCGTCATCACCTTTGTACGTGGAACAAAAGAGCAACATAGAAAGACCCGATGAGTGAGTGAGAAATACTTTTGTTATTTTTCCCCAAAATCATACGTGTATACAACAATTCTTTTTTACAACAATGTATAATTAACATCTCCTTTGTTTTGATCCTAGATTCAAGTCTAATATCATTCATTGTTCTTTGTGTTAGTTGAATTTTAGACTGCATTGGATTATCAACCCTTTTGGACCGTCCATCAATCAGCTTCTGATATTAGGATGACCAATTTTCAGACTACTCATTCTGAAAGTGTTAAAAAAACTTGCATGCATATGTACATACGTGGATGCTCTCAAGCTCATTAGATTTGTATGATtcttttattactattattttcattctcgCATTGAGGGATCTCTCTATATCATTTCCAATCTTCTGTCCTAATTGTTGATCCCAAAATCTTGGGTCATAGTTCTTTTAATTGTCTCTAGGTTGTCCACCTTAATCATCTACACGTGTACAGaagtttcattttcaaattttgtatgCATCAGATGCATTTATCGCTTCAATTTAACAGTCCTTAGCATAACATGGATATAGGGGATCTGTTTATATTGCCTTGTGGTGAAACAGAGATGAAATATGAATGTGGCTTGATTAGATAATTCCTTCTGTGTTTGGCAATATCCTCTTATTGTGAGAAAGTTCATGTGTATTAAAAATCTCAGAAAATGTAGATGTTTCCTGTTCTACTTCTTTTGTAAGCAGTTCTTTAGTAAGATTATTCGCCTCTGgagtcaaaattttcttcatcttGGTTTGATTATGGTGGGATCTCAACTTTGCTCATTGGTTGTATCTGTAAATCTAGTATATGCTCCTTGTGGTTCTCATGTGTATGATGCAAATCACTGTAGTTCAATGTGAGAGTTTCTAATGGAAATTATGTACTATTTTGGAGGAAGTTTGTGATATATTTCGTCTTTCAAATGGGTATTATTTTGGAGGATCATCCACTGAAACAGCCCAGCATTTCTGATGGAGTTtgttcttgaatgttgaggaaATTTTGAGTGGTTGATGACATTAGATAACCAACTTGTGTGTTCTGATTTTAGTCTTTTGCACAGGAATATTCTACAATGGTTACCTACTGAAGTTTTATACCCACTTACATTGCTTGTACCTGGtcacttctttttttcccctgcTCATATTATTCGGGCTTGATCACATTCTTCATAACCTAATTACTTTTTCCATAtgattatcatatatatatatatttttgtaccAATCACATTCTCAATTATATCCTTCTTacttttgtcattttttatattctctaCACATGTCTAAGAGCCCGTTTggcaatattttaaaaataatatatttttagcttaaaaagtgtttttaaagaaaaataaggtgtctaataaaatttaaaaatacttctaaatttaaaaaaaaaaaaaaaaacacttataatgtattttttttagaaatatctgataaataattccattataaacactttaaaaataaaatacttttactaaaaatattgtGATGTATTCTAAGAGTgctttgaaagtgattttaagaTGGTTAAAAGcattttccataagcaaattaGGTATCTGATAAAGTTTTGAAAAGCATTTTTAGAAATCTAGAACAtcatttgaaatgatttttggaTAACACTCAGTATGTGCTTTTAAAAAGCACTTTTTCATCATGCATTGCATTGCGTTTTTGGTTTATATCTAAGGGGACATCGACTTGTACCcactgttttctattttgaatgCATCATTCTCTATAGCATCTGCATGCAATGCAGTTTATTCAAGGTAGGCTCATGAAAACAAACTGCCCAGAAAATAGCTAATTAGCCAACACACAATGAACTACAAAGGAGACAAGTGATTAGAAGTTACAACACAAAAGAATGCAAGTTATGCAGAAAACTACTTTCCCAGAGAAggtaaaatcataaattatcaGAATTGAATACAAGAAAGAACTAGCTCAACAGTTACATAATTGATAATACAACAGCATGAGGAAGTAGTGGTAGCTGCAGCAGCAGTTGTAGTTGTAGTACTAGTAGCAATTCAGAAAATCACATCTTTCCCTTCCTTCTACACTTTCTTCCTCCCAAGAACCCAAACCTGAACCCTGAACTTGCCACGATGAACCAAGAGTTTGAAGCCCTTTTCACTCACTGCCATGGATGTTTTTTTGGTTCATCTTTGTCTAGAAGTTGTGCTGCAAGAACAAGTTTTCTTGAGGAGAAGCAGGCCCAATCTCCTCCTCCAAGCTTCTCAGCCCGTCACCGCCATTTCCTCCACTGCCTAAGTTTCTTGCTTCCAGGTTTTTCCCATCAACATCTGCTTCAGAAACTGAGGACTTCCTTCTCTGGGAGGAAGCAACACTGGGGAAAGTTATCCATGATGGAGCTCTGAACTCAAATCTTTGATCTTCTGCTTCTGCAACGTCGGTTTCTGAGACTGACTGGTTTGATGATCTCTGAGAGGATTTCTTGTGCAGTCTACTACTTCCCAGTACCACCTCAGTTGGCAAGATCGGTTGCTCGTTGCATGGGCTGCCCATCAATTGTGCAAGCGCTCGTTCCAGAGCTGTTGTTACTTTGTCCATTGATGGCCTCTCTTTCCCTCTCATTCTCACACATTTGTAGGCCACTGTTGCGATCCTTTTCAACGCTTCAAGGTCAGATGGGGGCTTCAGAACTGGATCCAAAATGGCTGATATGTCTCCAGATTTGATCAGAGGAACAGCCCATTCAACTATGTTCCCCTCATCAAACTGCATATCAATGGCTTTTCGCCCACTTAAGATTTCCAGAAGTAGTACACCAAAGCTGTAAACATCGGATTTGGTTGTAAGGTAGTGAAGTCTATAGTACTCAGGATCAAGGTACCCAAAAGTCCCAGCTGGGGGCTCGGCCAGTGGGGAGCCACTATCAGCAGGTCCCAACAATGAAAGACCGAAATCAGCAACACGGGCATTGTGTTCTTCATCAATGAGGATGTTTGATGACTTGATGTCTCGATGAATCACAGGCGGGCAGGCATAACCATGCAAGTACTCAATTCCCCGAGCTGCCTGCACTGCAATGGTGACCCTTCTTACCCAATCCAATTGCTCTTTTAGGGCCTTGTTCTTCCCATGGAGATGCTGGTGTAAGGACCCATGTGCCATGAACTCATAAACCAGAAGCCTTTCCCCACCTTCTTCACAATAGCCAAGCAGATTAAGCAAATGAGCATGGTTTAATCTCGATAGGAGGTCAAGCTCGGTATGGAACTCCTTGGAATTCTTCTTCATGTCAGAAGACATTGTAGCCCTTTTAACTGCAACCACTGTGCCATCCTTCAAAACCCCTTTGAAAACGCACGAAAAGCTTCCCTTTCCCACTTGAGATTCTTCCTTGAACCCGCCTGTGGCTCTCTCAAGTTCATCATAGGTGAAGGTCTGAGCTCTTCTGATCTTAAGCTCATCCAAGTCAGGCCGGATCTTACTGTTATCATTCTGGAAAGAAGAACCATTAGCTTTGCCTTTCTTGGACTTCAATCCTTTGTCTGAACACCGACAGTTCCTCAACTTGTAGCGAACATATAGAATTGTGGTTAAAGACACAATGCTGACCAAGAACACAGCAAAAGCAATCTCTGCTACAACTACAGGCAATTGTAGTGACCAAAACCTTTCAGTTTTCCTTCCTGTTATGGCATTTGCATAAGAGGAAGAAGAACAATTCGAGAAGCATTCAGCTGAGTAACAGCCTGAGCAGTTAAATTCACACTGTCGATCAGATTTCAAAGTGCATTCAGCTTTCTGGTACATGTCATCCAGGCAGGCACTGCTGCAGGGCAAGCAGACATGAGAATTTAGAGACTTGCAAGGCGGGCTTTCATGGTTAAATTCATAGAACCCTGGAAGGCAAGGACTAGGGGTGCAAAGCCCAGGAGATACAGCTAAAGGGAGCGATGAGGGAAACCCGAGACCCCAGCAAACAGGAAGGAGAGATTTCTCAGCAAGGATTCCACAAGTGAAATAATTCCCAGCTGCAATTTCATACACCTTAATGCCATCAGGAGGTAGAGTACTTGTCTTGACACGAAAACCCCAACAAGTCACCCCACGATCCGAGCTCCTGATTCCACAAGCATGAAATTTCCCCCCCACAACTGAAAGCATTGGATCTTTTGGAGCCAAGTCTACATTGCCTTGTCCAGTGTATGCAGTAGATATTTCTTCCTCAATGTCCAAACTCCTTCCCCCCCAACAAAAAACTCTTGAGTTAACCCCCTCCAAAATGCCACAAACATGGTACCCACCAGCTGCAATCTTCTGGAACCTCATTTCTTGAGGGATTAAGCTCGTTACCCGGCTACTAGTTTCATCCCCCcaacagaaaacagttctatTTTGAGAAAACAATCCACAGTTGAACTCTGACCCAGCAGAGATGGACTGCAACTGCCCATCAAACCTATAGCTTCTAGTCATGTTATACCCCCAACAATCTACAAGAGAATAGTTCCTAAGCCTTCCCGTCAAGGGTTCTCTCAATCCACATAAATGGTAATCGCCTGCACTAATTTCTAAGTACTCAGCCCCTTTGATCATGGGTTGAGGAACACCCATTTGAACATAACGACTACTTCCCCAGCAGTAAGGCTGGTTAGAATCCACTAAAAGCCCACATACGAAGCCGTCCCCGGCGGTTAGTCCCATAAAGGGGAAATGGGCAGGGGTTCCATAGATTATAGCAGAATTTGATCCATAACAAGTCACAAGATGAGACCCATCTGATTTTAGACCACAGAAAACAGGGCCATTCTCACCATATGAAATGGCTATGGAAGACATGGAACCTAGGCCTGAAACTAACCACCATAAATTTGAGAACACCACTAAGACTCTAATTTGTACAAGAAATACAGCTTGCGATGTTTGGATCTTCAAGACCCAGTTGAGAAAATGTTCCAACAAACTCCTAGAAATTCCCATTACAGAACCCTAAGTCCACTGTTCAAAGACAATCAAATGTCCACCAACGGAACAGCTAGAGGGGAAATCTAGTACTCCTGAATTGCATTCTGCTTTCTTGCTCCAAACCCCAGATGAGAAAAAAAGATAACTGTGGTTCTtcaaccagaaaaaaaaaatattaaaaaaaaaatattaaaaactacaCAATGGAAAGGAAACTTGTTCTTCTGCTGACATTTATCTATAACACTGAAACTCCTTTACAGTTCATTTTCCACAGTTGAAGAGAAAGGAAAACAGCAATATCAAGAAGATGTAATAAAAACCCACATATGAGAACCTTTTTCTTGGACAGCCAAACTCACCAATATCCagataatgaaaagaaaatgccaGAAATCCCTACTCAGAGAGGAGTTTATTCAACCTCAGACAAAAACTCATTACCTAAACCCTTCTTCTGCTATTCCTCTCAAGGACAACCCATGAGAGAAATTCAATCCAGTTCTCTTTTGTCCCAGAGAACTGGGAACTCGGCAACGAAACTGAACAAGAGAGATCAGTTTCTGCAGCGTTTTGGATCAAACAACACACACTACGACACATTTGAAGCCATGCACACACCCCCACTTTCTTTCAACTTCAACTGTCCATTATTTTCCCTCTACAAGCTTTCATGCAGCATACTGCAGAAGTGATGAAgtccttagaaaaaaaaaaacaaaaaacccatGAAAGAATGGATTGTTGGAAACTTGTTGCAGAAAATTGAAATGGAGTTGTAGGCAAGAtcggagagagagagagagagagagagagagagagagagggagagtgCAATAATGGCATTGAAGATGGAGGTTCTCAATATGGGCTAGTGTAGGTGAAggcaataaatgaaaattaaatgcaTATTGATCTTTTCATGCCTGGATTTCTGCACACTTGTCcacatatttttttctcaattttcttttcaactcTACTATGGACTAAGAATTTAAGATTGAATCTCACTCTAAGATTTGTTTCAAATCCTCTTATACAATACTTCTTTGCCAGTCAGcaatctttgttttctttcttcattttttttaatattctcatcttctctctctctctctctctctctctctctctctctctctctctctctctctctctctctctctccctctttccccccatatatatacacactaCAACTGCCCTTGTAACCCTAAGACAAAACTTCTTTGATTTccctttcaaaatatttgttataattttatataaaaaataattaagtgtaaataaaaataaaataaaataaaaaccattttatgCTTTTATCTATGTCTATATttattccttaatttttttaatatattaatcttAAACTATGTGGAAGTAAGACCTTATCTTtggatttttcatcaaaaactaGTTGGGAAAACCTTTATTACAAACACATTaatattaacttaatttttcatataatatatttgaatatgCCCAATTTATTCACATACTTATGGTAGAgttcattcatttttaaaaaaaaaaaatcctaaacacttactatttgatatttgagtataatttagaattaatattatctaaaaaaatgtttaaaaaatcaaCTAAGATAAGAGTGAAAATATTTGgattatttatatcatttacCCTAAACTTAAAGATATTCATAGGTTGAATTGATTCATTTGAGCACgaaaacacaaatatattttatttaattcaacatacatatcttttatttgataGTATAATCGATTTCATTGTGTATTATGAAATAAGACACTCTTTATAGGGTTGAAGATTTTATAAAGCCAGTATCTATCATGCGGATATTTTTCGCTTTGGACCCAAATAAATCATTATGTCATATGGGATAAGACAACCCCTTTAAGGATCAAGAAGATTATAACATGTAACTCCACCACCTATATATTTTCGTTGTAAGTCTAAATAAATCCTCATAGTTTTAAAACacatcaacaaaattaaaaataactcatatttatatatttatatagtatTAAGAGTTATGCTCccttttttaagtttgaaattttttgagttattgtGGCGGggaggagaacccaagaaaattattttatattcacaGTAAATAGCGatgtttctctttcttcttgtcTCTCTACACAATTGAGTTCATGACATCCTCTCCGAGCAATTCACATATATTAAATGAGTTAGTTAGATTATCATCAACAtagaaataaactaaaatattcgCTTGagcttaataaaaaatttgtgcttttaagtggtgtttgtttttttgcctttttgctgaaatcaatttagttttagaatttaggttgtttgtttttctactttttcatgatttattataatttttttactaaatagaaaaagtcaaaatatgtagctttttctaaataaaaaaaataatatattggttttttttttactttttaatacttaataaaaataaaatactacaaaaacaaacaacctaatatttaacactattaagtattaaggttctatttagtattaagtaaaaaaacaaacaccaccttagtcaaACCCTTTTTAGTAATCCATATTACAGATTTTAGAAATATcatttaattgtaaaaaaagtagaaaaataaatgaacaacTCAAAAATTATGGTTAGAAAATTGTTGcaagtttcaaaaattaatttttttttaaatatatatattataattatgataaaatgtaaaaactcttacataaaaaaatataaacttactctattttttaaaagttactttcaaaattattaaaatgtaaggtaatataaaaatttaatgcttcatgttttttaataattttaaaaaattcatgtttttaaaataattatccaaaAGTTCATGAAGCACTAAGTGTTCCATAAATTAGGTTAGTAAATTACTATAAACAtatgtttggaaaaaaaaaattaaataatttattctatttcaatataaaaaaatcaaattttaattaaataaattattataatttaagaaataaatgcaTTTAGGGTTTAAGATCCTAGTGTCCTACAATCTTATTAATTAATGGGAGTCACCAAAACATTTGTAAGGGACTTTTCATAATTAATGAAACTTGTCTTTGACTCTAATCTTTTTAGAAACTTATTGAATGAataatcaaacaaattttttttatctttatttttatttttattttttaataattccaCTATGTGGCCAcctcattaataaataataatttttttaaaaaggggtAAGGGCCTTTTTACCTTcttttgaaattcaataataaaacaagTAATTTGTTGGGATAGTGGTAGACAGGAGTGTCATTTCGTTACCAACTACCCTAAATTAGGAAtattatcttaatatttttgttttttcttatatatttattaataataagccTTACTTGGAATGGCTACTAAGAGGTCATTTGTTACTTTTAAGCTTAATAAAAGGTTTTATAACcctttaactaattttattagaagaacttactatttttgaaaaaacaataataataataataatatggaattaaaaattatactttttctcaatatatatatatatatatatatatatatatatatatatatatatatatatatatatatatatatatatatatatatatatatatatatatatattacctttaataaaactttatattatagatccatttttttttctaatacaattgtttcatccaaaataacacaaaaatgttaattatattatatgtaCTGTTGACAGATCGAAAGGTTGgccgcgtccatcaactcccaTTGTATTCATCGTGGACGCTtaggtgaatgcactataaggaaGAGTTGGTACCGCATCACATaattaatcttaaattaaaattttcattgtataaaataataaaaaaaaatattatatcatttttctttttattataaaatagagACTTAATAGAAAAGTAGGTCAAAGTAGGAGTGGGATGGGTGGTTTTTATTCGGCTGATCTTTCACatttattaattcataaaatattcgATAGAGTTGTCTTTTTCTGATTAtgtttttgtatatttaatatatgtatttatgAGAATTGTGTGGTCCATTCTTCTTGggattttaataaagaaaaagattatTAGGTTAAAGAATTTCAACTTTCATCCTTAGGGTTTCAAAACGACACATGTTTCAACTTTTTGTTAGAATGATGAATGAACTGTTCTTCATGTGGAGACTTTTGTGGTCATGGAAAGTGACCTTGTCACCCGTGGGTGACCTCCATCTTTGTGCCCAATAGATTCGtcaagggttagggttttatttttcaaattatttaaaagtccTACTTTCAAAATACTATAACAATCATATTTCTAAATTTCGAAATTTATATTGAAACTATTATAATTTCAAGGTATAAATCTTTTCTTTGATTCAAAGCTATGAGTCA
It encodes:
- the LOC117914143 gene encoding serine/threonine-protein kinase-like protein ACR4; translation: MGISRSLLEHFLNWVLKIQTSQAVFLVQIRVLVVFSNLWWLVSGLGSMSSIAISYGENGPVFCGLKSDGSHLVTCYGSNSAIIYGTPAHFPFMGLTAGDGFVCGLLVDSNQPYCWGSSRYVQMGVPQPMIKGAEYLEISAGDYHLCGLREPLTGRLRNYSLVDCWGYNMTRSYRFDGQLQSISAGSEFNCGLFSQNRTVFCWGDETSSRVTSLIPQEMRFQKIAAGGYHVCGILEGVNSRVFCWGGRSLDIEEEISTAYTGQGNVDLAPKDPMLSVVGGKFHACGIRSSDRGVTCWGFRVKTSTLPPDGIKVYEIAAGNYFTCGILAEKSLLPVCWGLGFPSSLPLAVSPGLCTPSPCLPGFYEFNHESPPCKSLNSHVCLPCSSACLDDMYQKAECTLKSDRQCEFNCSGCYSAECFSNCSSSSYANAITGRKTERFWSLQLPVVVAEIAFAVFLVSIVSLTTILYVRYKLRNCRCSDKGLKSKKGKANGSSFQNDNSKIRPDLDELKIRRAQTFTYDELERATGGFKEESQVGKGSFSCVFKGVLKDGTVVAVKRATMSSDMKKNSKEFHTELDLLSRLNHAHLLNLLGYCEEGGERLLVYEFMAHGSLHQHLHGKNKALKEQLDWVRRVTIAVQAARGIEYLHGYACPPVIHRDIKSSNILIDEEHNARVADFGLSLLGPADSGSPLAEPPAGTFGYLDPEYYRLHYLTTKSDVYSFGVLLLEILSGRKAIDMQFDEGNIVEWAVPLIKSGDISAILDPVLKPPSDLEALKRIATVAYKCVRMRGKERPSMDKVTTALERALAQLMGSPCNEQPILPTEVVLGSSRLHKKSSQRSSNQSVSETDVAEAEDQRFEFRAPSWITFPSVASSQRRKSSVSEADVDGKNLEARNLGSGGNGGDGLRSLEEEIGPASPQENLFLQHNF